The following proteins are encoded in a genomic region of Saccharopolyspora antimicrobica:
- a CDS encoding sensor histidine kinase, whose protein sequence is MPPADARNWFGRVRPQWSLARQLFVLQVVVVAVVVLAGTALAWYDAEQRNESAARDKVVAVARTLAAQPGVRDALVAPDPTATLQPLAERVRADTGVDFITIMSPQGIRYTHPDPARIGQPFLGHIEQAVAGQVFTEIFPGTLGFSVRAVVPVHDDAHRLIGLVSDGITVRSISLELEKQVSVLVLVAAAALLIGGLLTYLVSARLRRHTHGLRPAELSRMYEYHDAILHAVREGLLLISPTGRVTLCNDGAGLLLGLDPLAVEGRPVSELELPESLVGSLGSGRAVRDEVHLTDERVLLVNASEIRSGGRDLGIVVTLRDHTELQALSGELDSMRGFAESLRSQAHESANRLHTVVSLIELGRADEAVTFATAELELAQQLTDRVVGAIGEPVLAAVLLGKSAEAGERGVEVVLTEDTEIDDVDLAHIDSRDLVTILGNLIDNAVEAVVERPRPRVAVTVRSTSDGVLVRVADNGPGVDPETAQRLFERGWSTKDSGRGLGLALVGQSVRRHRGSIEVTCDDGAVFTVLLPAGSDVAR, encoded by the coding sequence ATGCCCCCTGCCGATGCGCGCAACTGGTTCGGCCGCGTCCGGCCGCAGTGGAGCCTGGCCCGCCAGCTGTTCGTGCTGCAGGTCGTGGTGGTGGCCGTCGTGGTGCTCGCCGGCACCGCCCTGGCCTGGTACGACGCGGAGCAGCGCAACGAGAGCGCGGCCCGCGACAAGGTCGTGGCGGTGGCCCGCACGCTGGCCGCGCAACCGGGCGTCCGGGACGCGCTGGTCGCGCCGGACCCGACCGCGACCCTGCAGCCGCTGGCCGAACGGGTGCGCGCCGACACCGGGGTCGACTTCATCACGATCATGTCCCCGCAGGGCATCCGCTACACCCACCCCGATCCGGCGCGCATCGGCCAGCCGTTCCTCGGCCACATCGAGCAGGCGGTCGCCGGGCAGGTGTTCACCGAGATCTTCCCCGGCACGCTCGGCTTCTCGGTGCGCGCGGTGGTGCCGGTCCACGACGACGCGCACCGGCTGATCGGGCTGGTCTCCGACGGCATCACCGTGCGCTCGATCTCCCTGGAGCTGGAGAAGCAGGTCAGCGTGCTGGTGCTGGTCGCGGCGGCGGCGCTGCTGATCGGCGGACTGCTGACCTACCTGGTCAGCGCCCGGCTGCGCCGCCACACCCACGGCCTGCGGCCCGCGGAGCTCAGCCGCATGTACGAGTACCACGACGCGATCCTGCACGCGGTGCGCGAAGGACTGCTGCTGATCTCCCCGACGGGGCGGGTGACGTTGTGCAACGACGGGGCCGGTCTGCTGCTCGGCCTGGACCCGCTGGCCGTCGAAGGCAGGCCGGTGTCCGAGCTGGAACTCCCGGAGTCGCTCGTGGGCAGTCTCGGTTCGGGGCGGGCGGTGCGCGACGAGGTGCACCTGACCGACGAGCGGGTGCTGCTGGTCAACGCCTCGGAGATCCGCAGCGGCGGCCGCGACCTCGGCATCGTGGTCACCCTCCGGGATCACACCGAGCTGCAGGCGCTGAGCGGGGAACTGGACTCCATGCGCGGTTTCGCCGAATCGCTGCGCTCCCAAGCGCACGAGTCGGCCAACCGCCTGCACACCGTGGTGTCGCTGATCGAGCTCGGCCGCGCCGACGAGGCCGTCACCTTCGCCACCGCCGAGCTGGAGCTCGCCCAGCAGCTCACTGACCGCGTCGTCGGCGCGATCGGGGAGCCGGTGCTGGCCGCGGTGCTGCTGGGCAAGAGCGCTGAAGCGGGGGAGCGCGGTGTCGAGGTGGTGCTCACCGAGGACACCGAGATCGACGACGTCGACCTGGCGCACATCGATTCTCGGGACCTGGTGACGATCCTCGGGAACCTGATCGACAACGCGGTGGAGGCCGTGGTGGAGCGCCCGCGCCCGCGGGTGGCGGTGACCGTTCGGTCCACTTCGGACGGCGTGCTGGTGCGGGTGGCCGACAACGGCCCGGGCGTGGATCCCGAGACCGCGCAGCGGTTGTTCGAGCGCGGTTGGTCCACGAAGGACTCCGGACGCGGGCTCGGGCTCGCGCTGGTCGGGCAGAGCGTGCGACGGCATCGCGGCAGCATCGAGGTCACCTGCGACGACGGCGCGGTGTTCACCGTGCTGCTGCCCGCCGGATCGGACGTGGCCCGGTGA
- a CDS encoding cation:dicarboxylate symporter family transporter, with protein sequence MASNDAAAPRRRDRTHYLYIAVIIAVLAGIAVGFLAPDLGKALKPLGSGFVELIKMMISPVIFCTIVLGVGGVRQAAKVGKVGGLALGYFMIMSVVALVIGLLVGNVLHPGEGLHISDEIRGQGAEQAGKEAQSTTEFLLGIIPKTLVSSLTEGQVLQTLLVALLAGFALQAMGNKGAPILRGIEHIQRLVFKMLAMVMWAAPVGAFGAIAAVVGATGVEALKGLAVIMLGFYATCVLFIFLVLGPMLWMFARVNIFALLRYLGREFLLIVSTSSSEAALPRLIAKMEHLGVSKPVVGITVPTGYSFNLDGTMIYLTMASLFIASALGDPLSLGEQVGLLLFMMVASKGAAGVSGAGLATLAGGLQSHRPELLDGVGLIVGIDRFMSEARALTNFAGNAVATVLIGSWTKEIDRDQMKQVFAGENPFNEQSFVDDHESGPKDEEPEKAAAKS encoded by the coding sequence GTGGCAAGCAACGACGCTGCGGCACCACGTCGCCGGGACCGGACGCACTACCTCTACATCGCGGTGATCATCGCGGTGCTGGCCGGTATCGCCGTCGGGTTCCTGGCCCCCGATCTGGGCAAGGCCCTCAAGCCGCTGGGCAGCGGCTTCGTCGAACTGATCAAGATGATGATCTCGCCGGTCATCTTCTGCACCATCGTGCTCGGCGTGGGCGGCGTCCGGCAGGCCGCGAAGGTCGGCAAGGTCGGCGGCCTCGCCCTCGGCTACTTCATGATCATGTCCGTGGTGGCCCTGGTCATCGGCCTGCTGGTCGGCAACGTGCTGCACCCGGGCGAGGGCCTGCACATCAGCGACGAGATCCGCGGTCAGGGCGCGGAGCAGGCGGGCAAGGAAGCCCAGAGCACCACCGAGTTCCTGCTCGGGATCATCCCGAAGACGCTGGTGTCCTCGCTGACTGAGGGCCAGGTGCTGCAGACGCTGCTGGTCGCGCTGCTGGCCGGTTTCGCGCTGCAGGCGATGGGCAACAAGGGCGCGCCGATCCTGCGCGGCATCGAGCACATCCAGCGCCTGGTGTTCAAGATGCTGGCGATGGTGATGTGGGCGGCCCCGGTCGGCGCGTTCGGCGCGATCGCGGCGGTGGTCGGCGCGACCGGCGTGGAGGCGCTCAAGGGCCTGGCGGTCATCATGCTCGGCTTCTACGCGACCTGCGTGCTGTTCATCTTCCTGGTGCTGGGCCCGATGCTGTGGATGTTCGCGCGGGTCAACATCTTCGCGCTGCTGCGCTACCTGGGCCGCGAGTTCCTGCTGATCGTGTCCACCTCGTCCTCGGAGGCGGCGCTGCCGCGGCTGATCGCGAAGATGGAGCACCTCGGGGTGAGCAAGCCGGTCGTGGGCATCACGGTGCCGACCGGCTACTCGTTCAACCTCGACGGCACCATGATCTACCTGACGATGGCCTCGCTGTTCATCGCCAGCGCCCTGGGCGACCCGCTGTCGCTGGGCGAGCAGGTGGGCCTGCTGCTGTTCATGATGGTCGCCTCCAAGGGCGCGGCCGGGGTCAGCGGCGCGGGCCTGGCGACGCTGGCCGGTGGCCTGCAGTCGCACCGCCCGGAGCTGCTCGACGGCGTCGGCCTGATCGTCGGCATCGACCGCTTCATGTCCGAGGCCCGCGCGCTGACGAACTTCGCGGGCAACGCGGTGGCGACGGTCCTGATCGGCTCCTGGACCAAGGAGATCGACCGCGACCAGATGAAGCAGGTCTTCGCGGGCGAGAACCCGTTCAACGAGCAGTCCTTCGTGGACGACCACGAATCCGGCCCGAAGGACGAAGAACCGGAGAAGGCAGCGGCCAAGAGCTGA
- a CDS encoding FAD-dependent oxidoreductase, giving the protein MRTTPNATTAENPGEAGPEAEQTQCCVVGGGPAGMMLGLLLARAGVEVTVLEKHRDFLRDFRGDTVHPSTLRLLDELGLGERFARLPAGRLEQMRIQVGGTTVVMADFRWLRGPHRHVAMVPQWDFLDLLAAAAAEEPTFDLRMCREVTGLRTDAGRVTGVRYLDADGAERELAAPLTVGCDGRGSVVRRAAGLRSVDFEVPMDVWQVRVAKADGATDGEVFGRFGGGQASVTMDRGDYYQTAYLIAKGSDEALRAQDISVFRARLAELFGWSEHQLESVRTWDDVKLLRTEMNRLRRWYGDGVLCIGDAAHVMSPVGGVGVNIAVQDAVAAARLLAEPLRRGQAPTSVLAKIQRRRSLPVAVAQRTQRGEHEMLLRPALDGTLDEHDLPLLLRLLRRFPFLRGLTGYIGGVGIRPERAPAFARRSPALTS; this is encoded by the coding sequence GTGAGAACAACGCCAAACGCAACCACCGCTGAAAATCCCGGAGAGGCGGGACCGGAGGCGGAACAAACCCAGTGCTGCGTGGTCGGCGGCGGACCGGCCGGGATGATGCTGGGCCTGCTGCTCGCCCGCGCCGGCGTCGAGGTGACGGTGCTGGAGAAGCACCGCGACTTCCTGCGCGACTTCCGCGGCGACACCGTGCACCCCTCGACGCTGCGGCTGCTCGACGAGCTCGGGCTGGGAGAGCGGTTCGCGCGGCTCCCGGCCGGGCGGCTGGAGCAGATGCGGATCCAGGTCGGCGGGACGACCGTGGTGATGGCCGACTTCCGGTGGCTGCGCGGCCCGCACCGGCACGTCGCGATGGTGCCGCAGTGGGACTTCCTGGACCTGCTGGCCGCGGCCGCCGCCGAAGAGCCGACCTTCGACCTGCGGATGTGTCGCGAGGTGACCGGGCTGCGCACCGATGCCGGACGCGTCACGGGCGTGCGCTACCTCGACGCCGACGGCGCGGAACGCGAACTCGCGGCGCCGCTGACCGTGGGCTGCGACGGCCGCGGGTCGGTGGTGCGCCGCGCGGCCGGGCTGCGATCGGTCGACTTCGAGGTGCCGATGGACGTCTGGCAGGTGCGGGTGGCCAAGGCGGACGGCGCCACCGATGGCGAGGTCTTCGGGCGGTTCGGCGGCGGGCAGGCGTCGGTGACCATGGACCGCGGCGACTACTACCAGACCGCCTACCTCATCGCGAAGGGCAGCGACGAAGCCCTTCGCGCGCAGGACATCTCGGTGTTCCGGGCGCGGCTGGCCGAGTTGTTCGGCTGGTCGGAGCACCAGCTCGAATCGGTGCGGACCTGGGACGACGTGAAGCTCCTGAGGACGGAGATGAACCGGTTGCGGCGCTGGTACGGCGACGGGGTGCTCTGCATCGGCGACGCCGCGCACGTGATGTCTCCGGTCGGCGGCGTCGGCGTCAACATCGCCGTGCAGGACGCCGTCGCCGCGGCGCGGCTCCTGGCCGAGCCGTTGCGCCGCGGTCAAGCGCCCACCAGCGTCCTCGCGAAGATCCAGCGGCGGCGGTCGTTGCCCGTAGCGGTGGCGCAGCGAACGCAGCGCGGCGAGCACGAGATGCTGCTGCGCCCCGCGCTGGACGGCACGCTCGACGAGCACGACCTGCCGCTCCTGCTCCGACTCCTGCGGCGCTTCCCGTTCCTGCGCGGCCTGACCGGCTACATCGGCGGCGTCGGGATCCGCCCGGAACGCGCTCCCGCCTTCGCCCGGCGGAGCCCGGCCCTGACGTCATAG
- a CDS encoding TetR/AcrR family transcriptional regulator, producing MSGLRERKKRRTKQALIDAALRLFDAKGYDSTTVAEIAAAAEVSPATFFNYFATKDEVVFADDAIYLELLPQAFVDRADATPEDLLLRAIERLSTAESWSFPLDHELTRIRARLIAEVPALRAGALLRNATLQKQLAHGLRDACPEVDELTAAALTGALLGAIDAAMHAGLAAPGATSDVVRRAAEIALRGREHL from the coding sequence ATGAGCGGACTGCGCGAGCGCAAGAAGCGGCGCACCAAGCAGGCCCTGATCGACGCCGCGCTCCGGCTGTTCGACGCCAAGGGCTACGACAGCACCACGGTCGCCGAGATCGCCGCGGCCGCCGAGGTCTCGCCCGCGACCTTCTTCAACTACTTCGCCACCAAGGACGAGGTCGTCTTCGCCGACGACGCGATCTACCTCGAACTGCTGCCGCAGGCCTTCGTCGACCGCGCCGACGCGACCCCGGAAGACCTGCTGCTGCGCGCGATCGAGCGGCTCAGCACGGCGGAGTCCTGGAGCTTCCCGCTCGACCACGAGCTCACCCGCATCCGCGCCCGCCTCATCGCCGAGGTCCCGGCCCTGCGCGCAGGCGCGCTGCTGCGCAACGCGACGCTGCAGAAGCAGCTCGCGCACGGCCTCCGCGACGCCTGCCCCGAGGTTGACGAGCTGACCGCCGCAGCCCTCACCGGCGCGCTGCTGGGCGCGATCGACGCCGCCATGCACGCCGGCCTCGCCGCTCCGGGCGCCACGTCCGACGTCGTCCGGCGGGCCGCCGAGATCGCATTACGGGGCCGGGAACATTTGTGA